A window from Paludisphaera rhizosphaerae encodes these proteins:
- a CDS encoding Uma2 family endonuclease, which produces MPVSTSKKTTPRFATVADLLKRLGDIPAERVRLDPFPGMATERDRIAAERRDDRLYELIDGVLVEKATGSEESCWTALLCCYLYGHVLKHDLGMVMGPNGPVRLGRQQVRQPDLSFISWERNPRSNARGECLTVAPDLAVQVLKRTNTPGEMARRLDEYFRTGVRLVWLVDPRKREVRVYGSPTAPAVVLTAADVLEGGEVVPGFRLALGEWFAQAESRGPKGGR; this is translated from the coding sequence ATGCCGGTCTCCACCTCGAAGAAGACGACGCCGCGATTCGCGACCGTCGCCGACCTGCTGAAGCGCCTCGGCGATATTCCCGCTGAGCGCGTGCGCCTGGATCCATTTCCGGGCATGGCGACGGAGCGGGACCGGATTGCGGCGGAGAGGCGTGACGATCGGTTGTATGAACTTATCGACGGCGTCCTGGTTGAGAAGGCGACGGGTTCGGAGGAGTCGTGCTGGACAGCCCTCCTGTGCTGTTACCTGTACGGCCACGTCCTGAAGCATGACCTCGGGATGGTCATGGGCCCCAACGGGCCGGTTCGTCTAGGGCGTCAACAGGTCCGACAGCCGGACCTGTCCTTCATCTCCTGGGAACGTAATCCCAGATCGAACGCCCGGGGCGAATGCCTCACAGTGGCCCCGGACCTGGCGGTTCAGGTTCTCAAAAGGACGAACACCCCGGGCGAAATGGCTCGAAGGCTCGACGAGTATTTCCGAACCGGCGTGCGGTTGGTCTGGCTCGTCGACCCTCGCAAGCGCGAGGTTCGCGTGTACGGCTCGCCCACAGCGCCGGCGGTGGTGCTGACGGCGGCCGACGTGCTCGAGGGCGGCGAGGTCGTCCCTGGCTTTCGCCTCGCCCTGGGCGAGTGGTTCGCCCAGGCGGAGAGCCGTGGGCCGAAGGGTGGTCGATGA
- a CDS encoding DUF1559 domain-containing protein, with product MRRVRGFTLIELLVVIAIIAVLIALLLPAVQAAREAARRISCVNNLKQIGLAFHGYHDAHTKLPMGYVFATNYSRGGFGWGAMILPGVEQRALFDSANYSLPLWNGVNSTTATTPISFYLCPSDETSPGKFLERDGFRYADSSYVASFGPGSMDADPTDRRGLFQRNTVVSFSDVTDGLSQTLAASERHNGTFAVEIGSHDHFDAETVWIGAVKEEPDDDHAHTTLFQSSHVPNSRDMNDQDAACRHPGGINMLFGDGSVRFLKASINLSIYQALSSRAGGEVVGADAY from the coding sequence ATGCGTCGAGTCCGCGGGTTCACGTTGATCGAGTTGCTCGTCGTGATCGCCATCATCGCGGTGTTGATCGCCTTGCTGTTGCCGGCGGTGCAGGCGGCGCGAGAGGCGGCGCGGCGGATCTCTTGCGTGAACAACCTGAAGCAGATCGGCCTGGCGTTCCACGGCTATCACGATGCCCACACCAAGCTGCCGATGGGCTACGTCTTCGCGACGAATTACAGCCGAGGGGGGTTTGGCTGGGGGGCGATGATCCTGCCGGGGGTGGAGCAGCGGGCCCTCTTCGATTCGGCGAATTACAGCCTGCCGCTCTGGAACGGGGTGAACTCGACGACGGCGACGACTCCGATCTCGTTCTACCTCTGCCCGTCGGACGAGACCTCGCCGGGGAAGTTCCTGGAGCGCGACGGCTTCCGCTACGCCGATTCCAGCTACGTCGCCTCGTTCGGCCCCGGGAGCATGGACGCCGACCCGACGGACCGTCGGGGCCTCTTCCAGCGCAACACGGTGGTGAGCTTCAGCGACGTGACCGACGGCCTCTCGCAAACGCTCGCGGCCTCCGAGCGGCACAACGGGACGTTCGCCGTGGAGATCGGCTCGCACGACCACTTCGACGCCGAGACCGTCTGGATCGGCGCCGTGAAGGAGGAACCGGACGACGACCACGCCCACACGACGCTCTTCCAGTCCAGCCACGTCCCCAATTCCCGCGACATGAACGACCAGGACGCCGCCTGTCGACACCCCGGCGGCATCAACATGCTCTTCGGCGACGGCTCCGTCCGGTTCCTCAAGGCGTCGATCAACCTGTCCATCTACCAGGCCCTCTCCAGCCGAGCGGGGGGCGAGGTCGTCGGGGCCGACGCCTACTGA
- a CDS encoding GTPase family protein, which translates to MADRFTKADWEREHLLAGFDRLHQRLTAWAKDAPVWPPFEEAKGLVARLDARLCVPEIDLDRALVVGFMGGSGTGKSTLFNALLGRRVSRAGKEFRPMTRRAVVACHPDVDPSFLGLGEDSIEIHRLNIPLLEQMILIDCPDPDTQDPEDGQGGERHLDILRAVMPHCDVMVHTATSQKYKSHVVGQELKRNAPGRQILFVQTHASVDHDNRPDLRRYLDTLGLRVPEVFRLDAAEALKAQERGEPVDADFAKFRDLLEHELASRARHRIRRANLLGLYGWLLGAIRTPVDAGMAKVAKLESAMAHERARLSAKIAAKMSERIDANRRLWRSRVLRQLNQTWGAGPLASLIGLWSAAGTLIRSLILLRARTPTQAILAGGWTAVSMVGEKWRESRAAAALTAEADLGLTEGDLAHARTVLQGYENEAQIRPAPGDDGGDFSAEQLATVAVDVYRRLDAEINEVVEKRVARLAGKTTHLVFEVLFALLPAWLVLHMAKNFFYDHMIQGSQLLGLDFVFQALFWCLLWGVAIGAILLHRLNRGLDQDLKAVVERLAKAPLLDSLCRDAAEACASVRTHAEALSALDRDLTDLERRVGGVVDLGLGALRVEQPPAEALVLRKAALISEPAS; encoded by the coding sequence ATGGCCGACCGATTCACCAAGGCGGATTGGGAGCGCGAGCATCTGCTCGCCGGCTTCGATCGTCTGCACCAACGGCTGACGGCCTGGGCGAAGGACGCGCCGGTTTGGCCGCCCTTTGAAGAGGCGAAGGGGCTGGTCGCTCGGCTGGACGCTCGGCTGTGCGTGCCGGAGATCGACCTCGACCGCGCGCTGGTGGTCGGGTTCATGGGCGGGTCGGGGACGGGGAAGAGCACGCTCTTCAATGCGCTGCTGGGAAGGCGGGTCAGCCGGGCGGGGAAGGAGTTCCGGCCGATGACGCGACGAGCGGTCGTCGCCTGCCATCCCGACGTCGACCCTTCGTTCCTCGGGCTGGGCGAGGACTCCATTGAGATCCATCGCCTGAACATCCCCTTGCTCGAACAGATGATCCTGATCGACTGCCCTGACCCGGACACGCAGGACCCGGAAGACGGGCAGGGGGGTGAGCGGCATCTGGACATCCTCCGCGCGGTGATGCCCCACTGCGACGTGATGGTCCACACGGCGACCTCGCAGAAGTACAAGTCGCACGTCGTCGGCCAGGAGCTGAAGCGGAACGCGCCGGGGCGGCAGATCCTGTTCGTCCAGACGCACGCGTCGGTCGACCACGACAACCGGCCCGACCTCCGCCGCTACCTGGATACGCTCGGCCTGCGCGTGCCGGAGGTCTTCCGCCTGGACGCCGCCGAGGCCCTCAAGGCCCAGGAGCGCGGCGAGCCCGTTGACGCAGACTTCGCCAAGTTCCGCGACCTGCTGGAGCACGAACTGGCCAGCCGCGCCCGGCACCGGATCCGACGCGCCAACCTGCTGGGCCTCTACGGCTGGCTGCTGGGGGCGATCCGCACGCCCGTCGACGCCGGCATGGCGAAGGTAGCCAAGCTGGAATCCGCCATGGCCCACGAGCGCGCCCGGCTCTCCGCCAAGATCGCCGCCAAGATGTCCGAGCGGATCGACGCCAACCGCCGGCTCTGGCGGTCCCGGGTCCTGCGGCAACTCAACCAGACGTGGGGCGCGGGCCCGCTGGCCTCGCTGATCGGCCTCTGGTCGGCGGCCGGGACGCTGATCCGATCGTTGATCCTCCTCCGCGCCCGGACGCCCACGCAGGCGATCCTCGCGGGCGGCTGGACGGCCGTGTCGATGGTCGGCGAGAAATGGCGCGAGAGCCGCGCCGCCGCCGCGCTGACGGCCGAGGCCGACCTCGGCCTGACCGAAGGCGACCTCGCCCACGCGCGGACGGTCCTGCAAGGCTACGAGAACGAGGCCCAGATCCGCCCCGCCCCCGGCGACGACGGCGGCGACTTCTCCGCCGAGCAGCTCGCCACAGTCGCCGTCGACGTCTACCGCCGGCTCGACGCCGAGATCAATGAGGTCGTCGAGAAGCGCGTGGCCCGCCTGGCCGGCAAAACCACGCACCTCGTCTTCGAAGTCCTCTTCGCCCTGCTCCCGGCCTGGCTCGTCCTGCACATGGCCAAGAATTTCTTCTATGACCACATGATCCAGGGTTCGCAGTTGCTCGGCCTGGACTTCGTCTTCCAGGCGCTCTTCTGGTGCCTCCTGTGGGGCGTGGCGATCGGCGCGATCCTGCTGCACCGGCTCAACCGGGGGCTCGACCAGGACCTGAAGGCCGTCGTCGAGCGCCTGGCGAAGGCCCCGCTGCTGGACTCCCTCTGCCGAGACGCCGCCGAGGCCTGCGCCTCGGTCCGGACCCACGCCGAGGCCCTCTCCGCCCTCGACCGCGACCTGACCGACCTGGAACGCCGCGTGGGAGGCGTCGTCGACCTGGGCCTGGGCGCCCTCCGCGTCGAACAGCCCCCCGCGGAGGCGCTGGTCTTGCGCAAAGCGGCGCTGATCTCAGAGCCGGCTTCCTGA
- a CDS encoding HipA domain-containing protein: protein MTRCPGCLKADQATFCAPCRKRLFDGKKVPFELPFSRPDYDRAKREDVSGRMSISGVQTKIPLALRDGKLEMAAAGGQYILKPRPHGSFDRLDMVPINEHLTMQIARRVFKIAVAENALVSFSDGEVAYLVRRFDVQADGSRLLQEDFAQIASRSEETHGKNYKYDFSYEEIGRLIRRYVPTSKVDLERYFALVAFNYLVHNGDAHAKNFSLIRSNLTGAYALTPAYDLLNTRLHLPGESQTALDLFADGFETESYKANGFYAYDDFVEFARRLDLVETRSRRILEAFIAKRPDVFSLIDSSRLSDECKESYRKHVDDRTKAFSYSYSDSRR from the coding sequence ATGACGCGGTGCCCGGGCTGTCTCAAGGCCGATCAGGCGACCTTCTGCGCCCCGTGTCGCAAACGACTCTTCGACGGCAAGAAAGTCCCCTTCGAGCTACCCTTCTCGCGCCCGGATTACGATCGAGCGAAGCGCGAGGACGTTTCCGGACGGATGTCGATATCGGGCGTCCAGACCAAGATTCCGCTCGCCCTGAGAGACGGCAAACTGGAGATGGCGGCGGCGGGTGGACAGTATATCCTCAAGCCCAGGCCGCATGGGTCGTTCGATCGGCTGGACATGGTCCCGATCAATGAGCACCTGACGATGCAGATCGCCCGCCGGGTGTTCAAGATCGCCGTGGCGGAGAACGCGCTGGTATCCTTCAGCGATGGGGAGGTCGCGTACCTCGTACGCCGTTTCGACGTCCAGGCTGATGGCAGTCGCTTGCTCCAAGAGGATTTCGCCCAGATCGCGTCCAGGTCCGAGGAGACTCACGGCAAGAACTACAAGTACGACTTCTCCTACGAGGAAATCGGCCGACTGATCCGACGCTACGTCCCCACGTCCAAGGTGGATCTGGAACGGTATTTCGCGCTGGTGGCCTTCAACTACCTCGTCCATAACGGCGACGCCCATGCGAAGAACTTCTCGCTCATCAGGAGCAACCTGACCGGCGCGTACGCCCTGACTCCGGCTTACGACCTGCTGAACACGCGGTTGCACCTGCCGGGGGAGTCGCAAACCGCCCTCGATCTGTTCGCGGATGGATTTGAGACGGAGAGCTACAAGGCGAACGGCTTTTACGCCTACGATGACTTCGTGGAGTTCGCCCGGAGGCTCGATCTCGTCGAGACCCGTTCCAGGCGCATCCTCGAAGCCTTCATCGCCAAAAGGCCCGACGTGTTTTCCCTCATCGATTCCTCGCGGCTTTCGGACGAGTGCAAGGAATCGTACAGGAAGCATGTCGACGATCGAACCAAGGCCTTTTCCTATTCTTACTCCGATTCGCGAAGATAG
- a CDS encoding HipA N-terminal domain-containing protein, whose translation MRQANVYCRGVFAGVLTKGHAGVYRFQYAPGYLVDPRLPAISLSFPKREAPFESSILFPFFFGLMAEGEDKAFQCRALKIDEDDHFTRLLKTCEVETIGGVTVEEVASS comes from the coding sequence ATGCGTCAAGCTAACGTGTACTGCCGGGGAGTGTTCGCGGGCGTGCTGACCAAGGGCCACGCCGGCGTCTACCGCTTCCAGTACGCGCCGGGCTATCTGGTCGATCCCAGGCTCCCCGCCATCAGTCTCTCCTTCCCCAAGCGGGAAGCCCCCTTCGAGTCATCGATCCTCTTCCCGTTCTTTTTCGGATTGATGGCGGAAGGAGAGGACAAGGCGTTCCAGTGTCGAGCCCTGAAGATCGACGAGGACGACCATTTCACGCGGCTCCTGAAGACCTGCGAGGTGGAGACGATCGGAGGCGTTACGGTCGAGGAGGTGGCCTCGTCATGA
- a CDS encoding helix-turn-helix domain-containing protein, with translation MTNHEIGERLRQRRKNLRLRQRDLAELAGVTLRGLTDLENGRANPTINQLAKIADVLGLELQLAEKSIDASS, from the coding sequence ATGACGAACCACGAAATAGGGGAGAGGCTCCGCCAGCGGCGGAAGAACCTGCGCCTGCGTCAAAGGGACCTCGCCGAACTCGCCGGGGTGACGCTGCGAGGCCTGACCGACCTCGAGAACGGCCGGGCGAATCCGACGATCAACCAGCTTGCCAAGATCGCGGATGTCCTGGGCCTGGAACTGCAACTGGCGGAAAAGTCGATCGATGCGTCAAGCTAA
- a CDS encoding GTPase: MVDYSTWSRRVVDLAGALTRLGAAAEAAGMPSAASATWHANLYQKLAPQASDAPYLIVAVAGGANMGKSTLFNHLVGFPASRVHHNAAETKHPVALLPAGFPARHDLAKVFPGFSLHPWTSEDDAVAEGFPDGLVWREDPSGAQPANLVLLDTPDVDAALPNNWRLAEMIAHGADVIIALLTQQKYNDEKIRRFFRVAAEADKTVLAVVNMVDWPEDREHCRGWLETFRKGTGAEPLHAYAVPRDRNAVRDNQLTIHPLTPRATDPRADLAELQFAEIKIRSLRGALRQALDPDAGIPAYLRDLEKASDESRQARAVIHQKVQTRIDLPRPPAHIVGDEIWRWLEPRRTWFDRKVHGAYGALGRAVSKWIPGSVEPAEDEARFLAEEKTQLNRALETIYDDLEAVYRVGAPALRKELEPLIAGDQRRRAFEELQRRLDAAPLATASYRAVIARRLESFEAEHPKMMRAIEWGLVATAVARPALTIGMFGAADIAAGTVFQAGGHAIGQVFFDVAAGSALTAGGEGAIARLSGPARALIGDLFAAFYRERAELLARVVDDCVVGRHLDHIDRLASLGRSPDFQTAYRLAAELSRELAALDEPVPATEGVA, translated from the coding sequence GTGGTGGACTATTCGACCTGGTCGCGGCGGGTCGTCGACCTGGCCGGAGCATTAACGAGGCTGGGGGCGGCGGCGGAAGCGGCCGGGATGCCCTCGGCGGCCTCGGCGACGTGGCACGCGAACCTCTACCAGAAGCTGGCGCCCCAGGCGTCGGACGCGCCCTACCTGATCGTGGCTGTGGCCGGCGGGGCGAACATGGGGAAGAGCACCCTGTTCAATCACCTGGTCGGCTTCCCCGCCAGCCGCGTTCACCACAACGCGGCCGAGACCAAGCACCCCGTCGCGCTTCTGCCTGCGGGCTTCCCCGCGCGTCACGACCTGGCGAAGGTCTTCCCCGGGTTCTCGCTCCACCCCTGGACGTCCGAGGACGACGCCGTCGCCGAGGGCTTCCCCGACGGCCTGGTCTGGCGCGAGGATCCCTCCGGGGCGCAGCCCGCGAACCTCGTCCTGCTGGACACCCCGGACGTCGACGCCGCCCTGCCGAACAACTGGCGGCTGGCCGAGATGATCGCCCACGGGGCCGACGTGATCATCGCGCTCCTGACCCAGCAGAAGTACAACGACGAGAAGATCCGCCGCTTCTTTCGGGTCGCCGCCGAGGCCGACAAAACCGTGCTGGCGGTCGTCAACATGGTCGACTGGCCCGAGGACCGCGAGCACTGCCGGGGATGGCTGGAGACCTTCCGCAAGGGGACCGGCGCCGAGCCGCTGCACGCCTATGCCGTTCCTCGCGACCGCAACGCCGTCCGCGATAACCAGTTGACCATCCATCCGCTGACCCCGCGGGCCACCGACCCCCGCGCCGACCTCGCCGAGCTTCAGTTCGCCGAGATCAAGATCCGATCGCTGCGCGGGGCGCTCCGCCAGGCCCTCGACCCCGACGCCGGCATCCCCGCCTATCTCCGCGACCTGGAAAAAGCCTCGGACGAGAGCCGCCAGGCCCGCGCGGTGATCCATCAGAAGGTGCAGACGCGGATCGACCTGCCCCGGCCCCCGGCGCACATCGTCGGCGACGAGATCTGGCGGTGGTTGGAGCCGCGCCGGACGTGGTTCGACCGCAAGGTCCACGGCGCTTACGGCGCGCTCGGCCGGGCGGTCTCGAAGTGGATCCCCGGGAGCGTCGAGCCGGCCGAGGACGAGGCGCGGTTCCTCGCCGAGGAGAAGACCCAGCTCAACCGGGCGTTGGAGACGATCTACGACGACCTGGAAGCGGTGTACCGCGTCGGCGCCCCGGCCCTCCGCAAGGAGCTAGAGCCCCTCATCGCCGGCGACCAGCGACGGCGGGCCTTCGAGGAGCTTCAGCGCCGGCTCGACGCCGCGCCGCTGGCCACGGCGTCTTACCGCGCGGTGATCGCCAGGCGGCTGGAGTCGTTCGAGGCGGAGCACCCCAAGATGATGCGGGCGATCGAGTGGGGCCTGGTGGCGACCGCCGTGGCGCGGCCGGCGTTGACGATCGGCATGTTCGGCGCGGCCGACATCGCGGCGGGGACCGTCTTCCAGGCCGGCGGCCACGCGATCGGCCAGGTCTTCTTCGACGTCGCCGCCGGCTCCGCGCTGACGGCCGGCGGCGAAGGCGCCATCGCCCGCCTCAGCGGCCCCGCGCGAGCCCTGATCGGCGACCTCTTCGCCGCCTTCTACCGCGAACGCGCCGAGCTGCTCGCCCGCGTCGTCGACGACTGCGTCGTCGGCCGCCACCTCGACCACATCGACCGCCTCGCCAGTCTCGGCCGCAGCCCGGACTTCCAAACCGCCTACCGCCTCGCCGCCGAACTCTCCCGCGAGCTGGCGGCCCTGGATGAGCCCGTGCCGGCGACCGAAGGCGTGGCGTGA
- a CDS encoding DUF4838 domain-containing protein produces the protein MRIHYQAWWAATVAALAIAAPTAKADVKTADVASGPIVVAADAPPAEKRAAEELRDAFAQVAGKRPEIVATPPAAGSPAVLVGKASGLKTDGLGPEDFTIRVADGRIAVAGGSPRGTLYGVYSLLEDEFGVRFLTAACTSIPAVDPSRTIADGERTFRPRFSWRYSYYRANMDHPELAARLRNNAVVGDPALGGKSSWELISHTVSNWIPVARLGKSHPELFSLVDGKRRANMTEDHFGEGGTQPCFTNPEVKRRIIEGVLAELEKKNQTDGVVSISQNDNQQYCRCADCAAIDDREGSHMGSLLALLNEAGEAVAKVRPGVCVGTLAYQHTRKPPKTMKPGPNVAIQLCSIEACQVHPLDDPSCERNREFCSDLDGWCKISDKVYVWNYNVDFASYNLPCPNLEIIGANVKYLARNGVRGVFMQASGDGRNTELCDLRNDLISRMLWDPSQDDRRVIDEFVDRYYGAAAGDVKAYLRLIVETPRAKGVHRHCFGTAADYGFDESTGREALALLEAGMKKAESPTVRDRVEKLTIGPRTILLEKPFARWIRGHQREIGDGLLKEAPPEAYRGCEEQIRELFRLYDRHGVDRFSERISAATLKATLPASVVEPIKEE, from the coding sequence ATGCGGATCCATTATCAGGCCTGGTGGGCGGCGACGGTCGCCGCCCTTGCGATCGCCGCGCCGACGGCGAAGGCCGACGTGAAGACGGCCGACGTCGCCTCAGGGCCGATCGTCGTCGCGGCCGACGCCCCGCCCGCCGAGAAGCGAGCGGCCGAGGAGTTGCGGGACGCCTTCGCGCAGGTCGCCGGCAAACGTCCCGAGATCGTCGCAACGCCCCCCGCCGCCGGCTCACCGGCCGTGCTCGTGGGCAAGGCGTCGGGGCTGAAGACGGACGGCCTCGGTCCGGAGGACTTCACGATCCGCGTCGCCGACGGCCGCATCGCCGTCGCCGGCGGTTCCCCGCGCGGGACGCTTTACGGCGTCTATTCCTTGCTGGAAGACGAGTTCGGCGTCCGCTTCCTCACGGCCGCCTGCACGAGCATCCCCGCCGTCGACCCTTCGCGGACGATCGCCGACGGCGAGCGAACGTTCCGTCCCCGGTTCTCCTGGCGGTATTCGTACTACCGGGCCAACATGGACCACCCCGAGCTGGCCGCCCGCCTGCGCAACAACGCCGTCGTCGGCGATCCCGCGCTGGGGGGGAAGTCGTCGTGGGAATTGATCTCGCACACGGTCAGCAACTGGATCCCCGTCGCCAGGCTGGGGAAGTCTCACCCCGAGCTGTTCAGCCTCGTCGACGGCAAGCGGCGAGCGAACATGACCGAGGACCACTTCGGCGAAGGGGGGACGCAACCCTGCTTCACCAACCCCGAGGTCAAGCGGCGGATCATCGAGGGCGTGCTGGCCGAGCTTGAGAAGAAGAACCAGACCGACGGCGTCGTCTCGATCAGCCAGAACGACAACCAGCAGTATTGCCGATGCGCCGACTGCGCGGCGATCGACGACCGCGAAGGTTCGCACATGGGTTCGTTGCTGGCCCTGCTGAACGAGGCCGGCGAGGCCGTGGCGAAGGTCCGGCCGGGGGTCTGCGTGGGGACGCTCGCCTACCAGCACACCCGCAAGCCGCCGAAGACGATGAAGCCCGGCCCCAACGTCGCGATCCAGCTCTGCTCGATCGAGGCCTGCCAGGTCCACCCGCTCGACGACCCCTCGTGCGAGCGCAATCGGGAGTTCTGCTCCGACCTCGACGGCTGGTGCAAGATCAGCGACAAGGTCTACGTCTGGAACTACAACGTCGATTTCGCCAGCTACAACCTGCCGTGCCCGAACCTTGAGATCATCGGCGCGAACGTGAAGTACCTGGCCCGCAACGGCGTCCGGGGCGTCTTCATGCAGGCCTCCGGCGACGGCCGTAACACCGAGCTTTGCGACCTGCGGAACGACCTGATTTCGCGGATGCTCTGGGATCCGTCCCAGGACGACCGTCGCGTGATCGACGAGTTCGTCGACCGCTACTACGGCGCGGCGGCCGGCGACGTGAAGGCGTACCTGCGACTGATCGTCGAGACGCCCCGCGCCAAGGGAGTACACCGACACTGCTTCGGCACGGCGGCCGACTATGGGTTCGACGAGTCGACGGGCCGCGAGGCGCTCGCCCTGCTCGAAGCCGGCATGAAGAAGGCCGAGTCTCCGACCGTCCGCGACCGCGTGGAGAAGCTGACGATCGGCCCCCGGACGATCCTGCTGGAGAAGCCCTTCGCCCGCTGGATCCGCGGCCATCAACGCGAGATCGGCGACGGGTTGCTCAAGGAGGCCCCGCCGGAGGCGTATCGCGGCTGCGAAGAGCAAATCCGCGAGCTGTTCCGCCTCTACGACCGCCACGGCGTCGACCGCTTCTCGGAGCGGATCTCCGCCGCCACGCTGAAGGCGACCCTCCCGGCCTCGGTGGTCGAGCCGATCAAGGAGGAATGA